The DNA sequence aaagatatctcgcagtctctttctttctcgctcctcgagagtatctgactctcgaggagtcttacgcccacgtctgccagtaacagagccatgaggctcagtcataacactatcccctctcacaaaggcctcctcccccgaaggcggagaggtggcagtgataccctccgctatagcaccacgacgactggaggtatctaattttaacagtgaacgatggaaaactggatggacctttaaactagacggtaaacgcaaacgaaacgcaacggaagaaatctttttaacgataggaaagggacccaaataccgaggcgcaaactttcccccagcctgtttaatatgtttggaagacaaccacaccaaatccccttcttccaactcctcccctgcctgcctgcggcaatcggcctgagtcttttgcattgccttagcttccaacagtaagcgacgggcaacatcatgcaacgcagccatttccgaagagcggtacacagggtcagaagagaccacattggtcgacggcgccacacctccccgtgggtgaaaaccatacgttagctcaaatggcgtatgctgactagacgtgtgcaccgcattgttgtaagcgaactccgccaccggtagccacttcacccaagcagtgggttgatctaaacaaaaacaacgtaaatattgctctatgAGCctattaacccgttccgactgaccatccgtttgcggatgaaacgctgaagaaacgtttaacttagtacctaagcactcatggaagtgtttccaaaagcgtgacacaaattgcggagccctatccgaaataatcacctcgggagctccgtgcaaacgatagatgtgcttagtaaacagtaaggccaacgtaggggccgccggaatggttgaacaaggaataaaatgagccagtttgctaaataaatccaccaccacccaaatacaagtataacccccagacttaggcaaatccgaaataaaatccatggaaatgatttgctatggcctctcaggaacaggtagagacgacaacaaacctctagggcgcccaacaggcgtcttactctgctggcaaacagcgcagctgtcacaaaagcgcagaatgtcttgccgcatctttggccaccagtagctcctggtgataagctgtacggtcttgaacctgccaaagtgcccagccatgggttcgtcatggtgggctctaatcacctccaacctgagggcccccactggtacatagacctgccccctgcgtaccaatactccgtcttgatcttgtagatgaggcagtattgtacggttacctgctgataacagcataagttgctcctgagtccacacatcgtccctctgagcctcaaggatctggtcatgtaacccgagctcattatctacaacacatagagaggcagtaggcaagatggtctgacatactacctgctcattggtcttaaactctggcttgcgggacaaggcgtcggcccgcaagtttgccttcccctccacgaactgcactttgaagttaaacctggagaaaaacaaagcccatcggatttgacgctggtttaacttttttgctgtttgcaagtgctccaaattcttgtgatcagacctgaccacgatttggtgccgcgccccttcaagccagtgccgccacacctcaaacgccaccttaatcgccaacaactccttctcccatatggtatagttctgctcgaatggtgttagttgccgcgagtaaaatccacagggacgcaaggtccctgaggaatctttctgagacaatacagcccccaacgcgtagctagaagcgtccgcttctaccacgaacggtttgtcaacatcaggatgtgttagtatgttgtctgattgaaagctagactttagttgtaaaaacgcgtcgtgagcttcccgcccccacacaaatggctgtttcttacgcaggagctgcgtcaaaggcaccgtgagctttgcaaaattcggaataaactcccggtagtaattagcgaatcctaagaacctttgcacatccttcttagtcttaagctcctgccatgagttgacggcgtcaaccttatgtgggtccattttaagttccctacctgacactacatgacctaggaactccacttcaggcacatgaaagacgcacttggaagccttggcgaagagcccattagcccgcagacggtgcagaacctgcttgacatgttgacgatgttctttctcgtccttagaaaaaatcaagatatcatccaaataaatcactaaaaattggtcaattaggtccctaaacacatcgttcatgaacctctggaagaccgcaggcgcattgcaaagtccgaaaggcatgactctgaactcgtggcatccgaagcacgtgttaaatgccgtcttccattcatcaccttcccgtattcggattaagttatacgccccccgcaggtcaagcttggtaaagaccttagccccttgcacccttgataacagttccgagattaaaggcagcgggtacctatcccgaatggtgtatttgtttaggatccgataatcgcagaccaacctaagttccccagtctttttggctacaaagaataccggtgccgcagttggagagctagatgggcgaataaaccccttggctaaattttcatctaggaactctcgcaaagcttgcctttccggtacagtcaaggcatacagccttcctgctggcaatttcgcaccttccgctagcttaatggcgcaatcatacggcctgtgcggcggtaacttgtccgcttcttttttacaaaatacatcagagaactccccatactcagcaggcactccctccatatcagattgagaaacgttcagagtgcaacaatcctgcctctttaaggtcaacttacgtgtcacccaatctacttgtggatttactacagctagccaatccatccccaggatcacatcgtatctgggcaagcttgtaatatcccacacaaacgttcccgttactccctgcacctcccacattactgctgaggtctcatggttaaccaccccagtctccagcagtctcccatccgctccttccacccacacgtcgcatgccttgcgcactctaggaatgccatgcttcctagcaaactcaatatctacgtaagagaccgtagcccctgagtccagcagtgccaaagtagaaacaagttcctttcccccaacagataatgtaatgggtacgaaaatatgcttcctcccctcagttgactgctttagtagccctaatgcgttggactcacgtcgcactagggctggccttttcccgaaagctgggaaggtttcacattacagtttttggcaaaatgcccagcattcccacagtacaaacacaaccccagctgcctcctgcggttcttttcttctgtagacagctttttaaagaccccaagctccataggctcttcccccatcaccacaggtgccctggttacatgcataggtggcgcacacattgctttcgagtgtttacgggactcgaacctggcgtccaaacgcagcaccttagctactaaggcatcccaattctcagccggctccaagcgtgctaattcatcctggagataatcacttaacccaacagtaaacaaaagcatgaatgcattttccccccagtccagctggtggcgatacaaattaaacttatttaagtaatccaaaacagtcccctttccctgtttcaaccgatacagagcccacccagcattctccgtgcggagagggtccccaaaagtgtcagttagtaacttcttgaaattattcaaattgtccttgactgggtcatttcccaaaattaaattagtggcccattgtcctgcgggaccagtcaacaaactcaaaataaatgccaccttgctagtgtctgtagggtaagcatgagcactgagctgggaaaaataaagctcaacttgtgccaaaaaagttggcaacttgcacctggttccgtcaaagcgttcaggagtcaaaacatgtcctttaacagcattagctgtttgactgacagtaaaggccgtttgtaattgatcgaacttagcccttaactcatccatcgtcttcctgacgggatttattactgcaataaaccttttttatggcgttgggcaatctgtcatggacagaacgccacaagatcgaagataacagagtttattggattacagaactcaaaatgcccgtaaaatacaagggccaggcagtattagcctttaaatgcaaaaaggggcaaggaaaaacgttcaaaagataaaccggattaaaccggagtttaatccgggtaaaaataaaacagcttgcttcagcctggggataaacaaaacagaagccggggaacaaagtgttcaaaagaatgcaattaattggcagcagattcctctctgctgccagcactgtgctttgagtaacttgagtcactcctccacacagcaggcaagatttccaatacacacagatcagccgaggattgaagcagtagagtagacccagttcctttccgtagttcaagccagaagcagacgtttgtagattcaccaagtccgagtagggggaagtcaagccgtggtcagttcagtccgaaatccaaagcaggagatggcgtccgtcaagaagacgacggaaggtcaaagctaatgagattaagcacaagtttgcacaaacaaaagcccacacaattcctcccgccgtctgaccccaaattccaaaacaacttacgtatcagcacacgaaaacacaccagtcttcaggaaagcgtcccacacagatcccaagcgttcgtccagattaccttgcccaacgcaatttgcaattgctcccaagcctcattttatgccagttacaaatcctcatcactatcagctgccctccttaacccgggcgtttcctcatcactttcctcatcagagctggaacacctctgactacgccccacagcatccccagctgtggatcccgtcccatccctccagcttgtccatgggtctaatcctgaaggtccccattcatcttccatcccatcattgccagtggcacccaattcctccctcacccgagtccaatccatctcatcctcctccgagctaaccagcccctcctccattctctccgtaaacccctcaaaagactcttcgtcagatggtgctgcaaagatatctcgcagtctctttctttctcgctcctcgagagtatctgactctcgaggagtcttacgcccacgtctgccagtaacagagccatgaggctcaatcataacaatgtcacagggaaaaaaaatctgatttcagTAAAATAAGGCCctatttatttacatgtctagGGGACCATTTTCAAGTCACCCAGATACCTGAAGCCTGTACGTTTTGCTGCTATTGTGCATTTTAAAGGTATTTTAAAGTTAAAATATGCAAAAAGACATCCCTATATATAATACAGATCACAATTAGGTGAAATTAAGTACAGCTTTCCATTAACTATTGTAGAAgtcatgaaataaaaataattgaaaaatgaTAATATAATCAGAGCCTCAAATATACTTAAATTGACTTCATATTGATTACTGTCTGTTAATATACAAAGTTGTTCTCATGATGAGGATCTACAGtagttgtgcgccttcaagtcttCATTTGAAAGTTACAGCTTAGTAAAGAACTAAGGAGTTGCATTTCAGTGTATCTTAACATtaataagaacaacaaaaagCTAATTTCTACCATCTCTACCCTGTTAGGTTCAAAGCCTACAGTGTCAAGCAAGAAAGCTGTTaatgttttgaactggataaGCGGGTTCATGGTGTACATCAGCAGTACCCTGTACCTTTAATGCAAGAAcagagtgtttcaaaatgatggacacaATTTCACCATTTTATGACAATCTCTTATCTCTAGGTATGTAAGAATGTACCCATTTCATAAACAAGACTCTTCTCTTTGCCACTTTCTTAACAAGTAAAAGGGAAAGCTTTGCCATTATATGTTTTCAGCTTGTTTAGTCATGGAAAGACTGTAGTTAAAGAACAGGGATTGAAAATTGACATATATATGGCTAGGAGCATTTTAGGGCAgttatatagtgtccctattgcAAGTAAGTTGAAATGGATCTGCTTATTCCATGCAACATTCCATATTTTCACTTAGATACAAAGACAAATCAAATGCAGCaacaaataaaaagaataatGACTAAAAACAAAAGCTGTAAAATAAGTGGTTAATATCCAATTGGGGAGGAGGGACAAATATCCTGGAtattctggtcatccgcaaacccaatcaacaattgggccacacagtttacagaaaacctacacacacagatagataccttcataaaaactccaaccatcacccaagtcaaaaaaggagcacaatcaaagccctgacagaccatgcacaaagaatctgcgaacctcacctccaaggtgaactcaaccacctaaactgggctctacaggccaatggatactccaccacagacatcagaagagctgcaaggccaagaacaagccatgagagtcaagacaaagatccacccagaggaaaggtgttcttaccatacatcaagggaactactgaccgcataggcaaattgatgaagaagcacaacctacaaactatctacagacccacaaagaaaatccaacaaatgctacggtcagcaaaggacaagagggatcctctctcttctgcaggagtctaccggatcccatgcagctgtggacaagtatacatagggaccaccaaacgcagtgcccaaacaagagtcaaagaacatgaaaggtactgcagactaattcaaccagagaaatcagccatagcagagcatttgatgaaccaacctggacacagcatattatttgagaacacaaaaatgctggaccattccaacaactatcatgtcagactacacagagaagccattgaaatccacaagcatgtggacaacttcaacagaaaggaagaaaccatgaaaatgaacaaaatctggctaccagtattacaaaactccaaattcaaaacagtagatgggaatcaacacaatgagggcttgactgaacaaaggatgcccccaggcaagagacataTTTcccatgctaattagggtgattaactgaaacattaatgctggcttcccagtgacaaagtactcttgccacaccctggactttacacagatatatattctttcctttccttacttagtttatccatacctcacaacctctgaggatgcctgccatagatgtgggcgaaacgtcaggagagaatacttctggaacatggccacacagcccgaaagacatacaacaatcctggatATTACCAGCTCAACATTGGCTATGTCTCAGACTGATCTGCTCAAGCTAGGCTGGCGATTGTCTAAATTGGGTAGGAATTCTATGTCTATCCAGATGTAGTGAAACTTTCTGGACACCcacagttttatttttttccaaataatttttattaaacatttactaggAGAGTGGAAGGTggagaaaaaagggaaggaaaaataaatatttggggATAAtaaatttgttcctggtttgttgcatctttacaaatgtctaaTATGTTGCAAGGAGAAAACAGGGTAGGGGTTGTTGAGGTATGGGAAGTTGTTTTACAAAGTTGTCATTGTtacaactaagggcccttccagacaggccctatatcccaggacctgatcccaggttttctgctttaaacaggattatatgagtccccactgccagatgatctgggataaacagaaaacctgggatcagatcctgggatatagggcctttctgaaagggccctaagtcttcatctctatttctttaacacaGATTCATAAAATATTGAAGATTTTGACAATTTTAGGTCAGTTAGTTATATATTCTTGTTTTTTCACATTGTCTCCTGGTCTTCATAGATTCTTTATCATTGGTTCTATGGCTGGGATTACTAGACACTACAGTTCAACAAAATCTGGTGAGCCACACAATTCCCACCCCAGGTCCAATTTTATCTTTGCCTGATTAAAGTAAATTTCAAGCTATTTTGTGTGAAAGAAGAGTGACATCCAGTGGTCACTAAAATAGCTTCTAAAACAGGGTTTCTATAACTAGATGTGCAAGAAATAATATTTACCATTaagcaacatccacaatttcATTGGGGTATGTTGATTAAGTCAACGAGGAGGTGCAACTAAAATTGCACTAGCCTTTGAAGCTCATTTGATTCTTCATCAGGTAAAGATGGTTTAAGAGTAATCATATAGTAGGTACAAAAGTGATGCTGTGAGAAGTCTCATACATATCTGTTCTGGATGTCACGAACAGAATGTTTTCATGTATTCAAAAATCTGAGTCCCCTCCCTTCTACAACAGGTTGAAGAACAAAAAGCACAGGGATTTTAACTTTTCTTATTGTAGGCAGGTAGGCGGGCTGTGCAATAGATGAAAAAAAGTGTTAAAGCTCATTACAAAATCGGGGgcgctggcattttgtttcttactgtttctaaaatattgctaGTGAATGTTTCAATACTATAATAAGAGTAattaaatttcattactttttggttatagtaattgcgcaagtggggaagcttcaggggctcctttccccctcatttttacagctattggggtgaaacttgttacaatggtagaacacatttaccactgttagcccatcaattTTCAGAACTGTGCTCTTATCCACatagttttggggaattttcaaagtttttataaacaacatttttttaaaagaaactagaAGAGTTGAATTTTCTGT is a window from the Anolis carolinensis isolate JA03-04 chromosome 3, rAnoCar3.1.pri, whole genome shotgun sequence genome containing:
- the LOC134297431 gene encoding uncharacterized protein LOC134297431; the encoded protein is MAALHDVARRLLLEAKAMQKTQADCRRQAGEELEEGDLVWLSSKHIKQAGGKFAPRYLGPFPIVKKISSVAFRLRLPSSLKVHPVFHRSLLKLDTSSRRGAIAEGITATSPPSGEEAFVRGDSVMTEPHGSVTGRRGRKTPRESDTLEERERKRLRDIFAAPSDEESFEGFTERMEEGLVSSEEDEMDWTRVREELGATGNDGMEDEWGPSGLDPWTSWRDGTGSTAGDAVGRSQRCSSSDEESDEETPGLRRAADSDEDL